The following are from one region of the Littorina saxatilis isolate snail1 linkage group LG2, US_GU_Lsax_2.0, whole genome shotgun sequence genome:
- the LOC138958473 gene encoding cytochrome b-c1 complex subunit 2, mitochondrial-like gives MASVISRSAARTLQVRLYSAAARQETRESSAPLLSQAPKVTKLPNGLTVASIENYSPVSRVALVANAGSRFEDADNLGVTHCLRVASGLTTQNSSAFNITRSVEQAGAEYSCSSTREYMFYKVDCLRDNLDLVTNTLVQATTAPAFRPWELSEVQDYLRLDLATLKAQPNVWTYDLLHQAAFRDTLGRSLYAPDFMLGKYSTEQLLHFMKTYFSTGRLALVGVGVDHDDLLAQAKQFTPFASAAIANDKAKYSGGEIRVDNGGDLTYAAVAVEGPSLAGKDLLHAAVLQNVMGMGPSIKYSQGSGTSRLVQAVTKATTQPFAVSCINANYTDNGLFGFFAVSQAREIEKVLRAAFNQFVSITKSGVEEKDVARAKQQLKAQISMYRECGDALLHDLGEQALGSEEILTTADLFKYVDSINTSDVSSVAKKLVNGKPSMAAVGNLSRTPYLDSLIQ, from the exons ATGGCATCCGTGATTTCTAGAAGTGCAGCGAGGACCTTGCAG GTGCGCCTGTACTCAGCAGCAGCACGACAAGAAACAAGAGAAAGCAGCGCACCCTTGCTCTCTCAAGCACCAAAG GTGACAAAGTTGCCCAATGGACTGACAGTGGCCTCTATTGAGAACTATTCACCAGTGTCTCGTGTTGCTCTGGTGGCCAACGCTGGTTCTCGCTTTGAGGATGCGGATAACCTTGGTGTCACGCATTGCTTGCGTGTGGCCTCAGGATTG ACAACACAAAATTCTTCAGCTTTCAACATCACGAGGAGCGTTGAGCAAGCTGGAGCTGAGTACAG TTGTTCATCTACCCGAGAGTACATGTTCTACAAGGTTGACTGCTTGCGTGACAACTT ggacCTGGTGACCAACACCCTGGTGCAGGCCACCACAGCGCCCGCCTTCAGGCCATGGGAACTGTCTGAAGTGCAGGACTACCTCCGTCTTGACCTGGCCACACTCAAGGCGCAGCCCAACGTCT GGACGTACGACCTGCTCCACCAGGCTGCTTTCCGAGACACCCTGGGTCGCTCCCTGTACGCTCCTGACTTCATGCTGGGCAAGTACAGCACGGAGCAGCTGCTGCACTTCATGAAGACCTACTTCTCCACCGGCCGTCTGGCGCTGGTTGGCGTGGGCGTGGACCACGATGACCTGCTGGCACAAGCCAAACAGTTCACTCCTTTCGCCTCTGCTGCCATCGCTAACGACAAGGCCAAGTACTCTGGTG GTGAGATTCGAGTTGATAATGGAGGTGACCTGACCTACGCTGCTGTGGCTGTGGAGGGACCAAG CTTGGCAGGAAAGGACCTGCTCCACGCAGCAGTCCTGCAGAACGTGATGGGCATGGGACCATCCATCAAGTACAGTCAGGGGAGCGGTACCTCGCGTCTCGTGCAGGCCGTCACCAAGGCCACCACCCAGCCATTTGCT GTATCCTGCATTAATGCTAACTACACAGACAACGGCCTGTTCGGATTCTTTGCCGTTTCACAGGCCAGAGAGATCGAGAAG GTTCTGCGTGCAGCTTTCAACCAGTTTGTTTCCATCACCAAGAGCGGAGTCGAGGAGAAAGACGTTGCTAGAGCAAA GCAGCAGCTGAAGGCCCAGATCAGCATGTACAGAGAGTGCGGTGATGCCCTTCTCCACGACCTGGGGGAGCAGGCTTTGGGCAGCGAGGAGATCCTCACCACCGCTGACCTCTTCAAGTACGTCGACAGCATCAACACCTCCGACGTGTCCAGT GTTGCCAAGAAGCTGGTGAACGGCAAGCCCAGCATGGCTGCTGTGGGCAACCTGTCACGCACCCCCTACCTTGACAGCCTCATACAGTAA